The Thermococcus sp. genome includes a window with the following:
- a CDS encoding KH domain-containing protein, with product MRDRLRKMLNVEIVAIEETDDKIIVYVPADKVRIAVGSGGAAVRAAELVIGKKIEVRPAE from the coding sequence ATGAGGGACAGGCTGAGGAAGATGCTCAACGTTGAGATTGTGGCAATAGAGGAGACCGACGACAAAATAATCGTTTACGTCCCGGCCGACAAGGTGAGGATAGCCGTCGGGAGCGGTGGCGCCGCAGTCAGGGCCGCGGAGCTCGTCATAGGCAAGAAGATTGAGGTCAGGCCTGCTGAGTGA